In Melanotaenia boesemani isolate fMelBoe1 chromosome 16, fMelBoe1.pri, whole genome shotgun sequence, the following proteins share a genomic window:
- the LOC121655457 gene encoding basic salivary proline-rich protein 2-like isoform X1, with the protein MASWSFSSQLILIALLSWNAYSYPTKGQAQHNVKGPSSMVQNPGFQNTFPHYFHPRTSSSADIDPGVAWMTTKPTKKDLPSPPLDLQGPAVSWMAGVPQGKWPVPASPEGPVSSPAYVSRELPGPSSNPHGPAVSWMAGVPQGKWPVPASPEGPVSSPAYVSRELPGPPSDPQGPAVSWMVVPQGKWPVSASPEGPVSLPAYVSKELPGPPYNPQGPAVSWMVVPQGKWPVSASPEGPVSLPAYVSKELPRPPSNPQGPAVLSLVGGGVPQVTVPASSPQGPSLSWMVGESSEASPSRSMFGQVPMKDSTSVQLTSSNQHSPAVNISPSQTGDFHSNFDTSLEQGAQKGVTGQEDGMLPPLSYPEPNPQGGELSTTTSIFEHGDSEQEVEGQKLALSPYASPQMFSPFMGGHMESVGPVPNLFYLFLTGQLSPGTVSHVQTDYVAGRDHTTQVGYEEYLPATPENPDTPKTQAPMDWQTGQGFHSLKGV; encoded by the exons ATGGCTTCTTGGAGCTTTTCAAG ccagtTGATCCTCATtgctcttttaagctggaatgcCTACTCTTATCCTACCAAAG GCCAGGCCCAGCACAATGTTAAGGGTCCTTCCAGCATGGTGCAGAATCCTGGTTTCCAGAATACATTCCCTCATTACTTTCACCCTAGGACCAGCAGTTCAGCTGATATTGATCCAGGTGTGGCATGGATGACCACTAAACCCACAAAGAAAGATCTGCCTAGCCCTCCCCTTGACTTGCAAGGCCCTGCAGTCTCATGGATGGCAGGTGTCCCCCAAGGAAAATGGCCTGTTCCTGCTAGTCCAGAAGGTCCTGTGTCATCGCCTGCTTATGTCTCAAGAGAACTGCCAGGTCCTTCTTCCAATCCACATGGTCCTGCTGTCTCATGGATGGCTGGTGTCCCCCAAGGAAAATGGCCTGTTCCTGCTAGTCCAGAAGGTCCTGTGTCATCGCCTGCTTATGTCTCAAGAGAACTGCCAGGTCCTCCTTCCGATCCACAGGGTCCTGCTGTCTCATGGATGGTTGTCCCCCAAGGAAAATGGCCTGTTTCTGCTAGTCCAGAAGGTCCTGTGTCATTGCCTGCTTATGTCTCAAAAGAACTGCCAGGTCCTCCTTACAATCCACAGGGTCCTGCTGTCTCATGGATGGTTGTCCCCCAAGGAAAATGGCCTGTTTCTGCTAGTCCAGAAGGTCCTGTGTCATTGCCTGCTTATGTCTCAAAAGAACTGCCACGTCCTCCTTCCAATCCACAGGGTCCTGCAGTTTTGTCGCTGGTTGGTGGTGGTGTCCCACAAGTGACTGTTCCTGCTTCTAGTCCACAAGGTCCTAGTTTGTCATGGATGGTTGGTGAGAGTTCTGAAGCGTCTCCATCCAGGTCCATGTTTGGACAAGTACCTATGAAAGACTCTACATCTGTCCAGTTGACTTCCAGCAATCAGCACAGCCCTGCTGTAAACATCTCCCCTAGTCAGACGGGAGATTTCCACTCTAACTTTGACACCAGCTTGGAGCAGGGAGCCCAAAAGGGGGTAACTGGGCAGGAAGATGGTATGCTGCCACCGCTTTCATATCCAGAACCTAACCCTCAAGGTGGTGAGTTGAGTACAACAACCTCTATCTTTGAACATGGGGACTCTGAGCAGGAAGTGGAAGGCCAGAAGTTGGCTTTGTCTCCTTATGCCTCACCTCAGATGTTCAGTCCTTTTATGGGAGGCCACATGGAGTCTGTGGGACCAGTTCCAAATCTGTTCTATCTCTTCTTGACTGGCCAACTTTCTCCTGGCACAGTCTCCCATGTCCAGACAGATTATGTGGCTGGCAGAGACCATACCACTCAGGTTGGCTATGAGGAATATCTACCTGCCACTCCTGAGAACCCTGACACCCCCAAAACCCAGGCTCCAATGGACTGGCAAACAGGTCAAGGATTTCACAGTTTAAAAGGAGTTTAG
- the LOC121655457 gene encoding basic salivary proline-rich protein 2-like isoform X2 produces the protein MASWSFSSQLILIALLSWNAYSYPTKGQAQHNVKGPSSMVQNPGFQNTFPHYFHPRTSSSADIDPGVAWMTTKPTKKDLPSPPLDLQGPAVSWMAGAGVPQGKWPVPASPEGPVSSPAYVSRELPGPPSDPQGPAVSWMVVPQGKWPVSASPEGPVSLPAYVSKELPGPPYNPQGPAVSWMVVPQGKWPVSASPEGPVSLPAYVSKELPRPPSNPQGPAVLSLVGGGVPQVTVPASSPQGPSLSWMVGESSEASPSRSMFGQVPMKDSTSVQLTSSNQHSPAVNISPSQTGDFHSNFDTSLEQGAQKGVTGQEDGMLPPLSYPEPNPQGGELSTTTSIFEHGDSEQEVEGQKLALSPYASPQMFSPFMGGHMESVGPVPNLFYLFLTGQLSPGTVSHVQTDYVAGRDHTTQVGYEEYLPATPENPDTPKTQAPMDWQTGQGFHSLKGV, from the exons ATGGCTTCTTGGAGCTTTTCAAG ccagtTGATCCTCATtgctcttttaagctggaatgcCTACTCTTATCCTACCAAAG GCCAGGCCCAGCACAATGTTAAGGGTCCTTCCAGCATGGTGCAGAATCCTGGTTTCCAGAATACATTCCCTCATTACTTTCACCCTAGGACCAGCAGTTCAGCTGATATTGATCCAGGTGTGGCATGGATGACCACTAAACCCACAAAGAAAGATCTGCCTAGCCCTCCCCTTGACTTGCAAGGCCCTGCAGTCTCATGGATGGCAGGT GCTGGTGTCCCCCAAGGAAAATGGCCTGTTCCTGCTAGTCCAGAAGGTCCTGTGTCATCGCCTGCTTATGTCTCAAGAGAACTGCCAGGTCCTCCTTCCGATCCACAGGGTCCTGCTGTCTCATGGATGGTTGTCCCCCAAGGAAAATGGCCTGTTTCTGCTAGTCCAGAAGGTCCTGTGTCATTGCCTGCTTATGTCTCAAAAGAACTGCCAGGTCCTCCTTACAATCCACAGGGTCCTGCTGTCTCATGGATGGTTGTCCCCCAAGGAAAATGGCCTGTTTCTGCTAGTCCAGAAGGTCCTGTGTCATTGCCTGCTTATGTCTCAAAAGAACTGCCACGTCCTCCTTCCAATCCACAGGGTCCTGCAGTTTTGTCGCTGGTTGGTGGTGGTGTCCCACAAGTGACTGTTCCTGCTTCTAGTCCACAAGGTCCTAGTTTGTCATGGATGGTTGGTGAGAGTTCTGAAGCGTCTCCATCCAGGTCCATGTTTGGACAAGTACCTATGAAAGACTCTACATCTGTCCAGTTGACTTCCAGCAATCAGCACAGCCCTGCTGTAAACATCTCCCCTAGTCAGACGGGAGATTTCCACTCTAACTTTGACACCAGCTTGGAGCAGGGAGCCCAAAAGGGGGTAACTGGGCAGGAAGATGGTATGCTGCCACCGCTTTCATATCCAGAACCTAACCCTCAAGGTGGTGAGTTGAGTACAACAACCTCTATCTTTGAACATGGGGACTCTGAGCAGGAAGTGGAAGGCCAGAAGTTGGCTTTGTCTCCTTATGCCTCACCTCAGATGTTCAGTCCTTTTATGGGAGGCCACATGGAGTCTGTGGGACCAGTTCCAAATCTGTTCTATCTCTTCTTGACTGGCCAACTTTCTCCTGGCACAGTCTCCCATGTCCAGACAGATTATGTGGCTGGCAGAGACCATACCACTCAGGTTGGCTATGAGGAATATCTACCTGCCACTCCTGAGAACCCTGACACCCCCAAAACCCAGGCTCCAATGGACTGGCAAACAGGTCAAGGATTTCACAGTTTAAAAGGAGTTTAG
- the actn2b gene encoding alpha-actinin-2b isoform X2, giving the protein MLDAEDIINTPKPDERAIMTYVSCFYHAFAGAEQAETAANRICKVLGVNQENEKLMEEYERLASELLEWIRCTTPWLENRTPEKTMAEMQRKLEDFRDYRRQHKPPKVQEKCQLEINFNTLQTKLRISNRPAFMPSEGKMVSDITSAWQGLEQAEKGFEEWLLTEIRRLERLDHLAEKFRQKATSHENWANGKEVILSQKDYETATLTEIRALLRKHEAFESDLAAHQDRVEQIAAIAQELNELDYHDVASVNQRCQNICDSWDKLGTLTQKRREALERTEKLLETIDQLFLEFAKRTAPFNNWMEGAMEDLQDMFIVHTIEEVQSLIAAHEQFKATLPEADTERQAILGIHNEVQKISQSYGIKANIINPYSTITTEELLNKWEKVKKLVPQRDGALQEEMARQHAHERLRRQFAAQANLIGPWIQTRMEEIGRCSLEIGGTLEDQMTQLKQIEHVIVAYKPNIDKLEGDHQLIQESLVFDNKHTNYTMEHIRVGWELLLTTIARTINEIETQILTRDAKGISQQQMNEFRSSFNHFDRKKNGAMETDDFRACLISMGYDLGEVEFARIMMLVDQNSTGIVSFQSFIDFMTRETADTDTAEQVVASFRILAADKPYILVDELRRELPPEQAEYCIMRMPPYAGPGAPPGALDYTAFSTALYGESDL; this is encoded by the exons ATATCATCAACACCCCCAAGCCTGATGAGAGAGCTATCATGACCTACGTGTCTTGCTTTTACCACGCTTTTGCTGGAGCTGAACAG GCAGAGACAGCTGCCAACAGGATCTGTAAGGTGCTTGGTGTAAACCAAGAAAACGAGAAACTGATGGAAGAGTATGAAAGACTGGCCAGTGAG CTGCTGGAGTGGATCCGCTGCACCACTCCCTGGCTGGAGAACCGGACTCCTGAGAAGACCATGGCAGAGATGCAACGAAAGCTGGAGGACTTCAGGGACTACAGACGCCAGCACAAGCCCCCTAAAGTGCAGGAGAAATGCCAGCTGGAGATTAACTTTAACACCCTACAGACCAAGCTGCGCATCAGCAATCGCCCTGCTTTTATGCCCTCTGAAGGGAAGATGGTTTCT GATATAACCAGTGCATGGCAGGGCCTGGAGCAGGCAGAGAAAGGCTTTGAGGAGTGGCTCCTCACAGAGATCCGTAGATTGGAGAGGCTGGACCACTTGGCAGAAAAGTTCCGCCAAAAAGCTACCAGTCATGAAAACTGGGCCAATG GTAAAGAAGTGATCCTATCCCAGAAGGACTATGAAACAGCCACTTTGACAGAAATCAGAGCACTGCTTCGAAAACATGAGGCCTTTGAGAGTGACTTGGCAGCCCATCAGGACAGAGTGGAGCAGATTGCTGCCATTGCACAGGAGCTAAA TGAGCTGGATTACCATGATGTTGCCTCTGTGAACCAACGTTGCCAGAACATTTGTGATTCATGGGACAAGCTGGGAACTCTGACTCAAAAGAGGAGAGAAGCACTGGAG CGCACAGAAAAGTTACTGGAGACTATTGATCAGTTATTCCTGGAGTTTGCTAAGAGGACAGCTCCTTTCAACAACTGGATGGAAGGGGCCATGGAAGATCTGCAGGACATGTTCATAGTTCATACTATTGAAGAGGTCCAG AGTCTAATCGCAGCTCACGAGCAGTTCAAAGCCACTCTGCCTGAGGCAGATACAGAGAGACAGGCCATCTTGGGAATCCACAATGAGGTGCAGAAAATTTCTCAGAGCTATGGGATCAAGGCCAACATTATCAACCCCTACAGCACCATTACAACAGAGGAGCTTCTCAACAAGTGGGAGAAG gtGAAGAAGCTGGTTCCTCAGAGGGATGGTGCCCTCCAGGAGGAGATGGCTCGCCAGCATGCTCATGAAAGGTTGAGAAGGCAGTTTGCTGCCCAGGCTAATCTAATTGGACCTTGGATTCAGACCAGAATGGAG GAAATTGGGCGCTGCTCCCTGGAGATTGGAGGCACGTTGGAGGACCAGATGACCCAGCTGAAACAAATTGAGCATGTCATTGTTGCTTATAAACCCAACATCGACAAGTTGGAGGGAGACCACCAACTAATCCAAGAATCACTTGTGTTTGACAACAAACACACCAACTACACTATGGAG CACATCCGTGTCGGATGGGAGCTGCTCCTTACAACCATTGCCCGAACCATCAACGAGATCGAGACCCAGATCCTGACACGGGATGCAAAGGGTATCAGCCAGCAACAGATGAATGAGTTCAGATCTTCTTTTAACCACTTTGACAGG AAGAAGAATGGAGCCATGGAAACGGATGACTTCAGAGCCTGCCTCATCTCAATGGGTTATGACTTG GGAGAGGTGGAGTTTGCCCGAATTATGATGTTGGTGGATCAAAATAGTACAGGGATTGTGTCCTTCCAGTCTTTCATTGACTTTATGACCAGAGAGACTGCTGATACAGACACTGCCGAGCAGGTTGTGGCATCCTTCCGGATCTTGGCAGCTGATAAG CCCTACATACTCGTGGATGAGCTCAGGAGAGAGCTTCCTCCTGAACAAGCTGAGTATTGCATCATGAGGATGCCGCCTTACGCAGGCCCTGGAGCACCTCCAGGCGCATTAGACTACACTGCCTTCTCCACTGCCCTCTATGGAGAGAGCGACCTTTAA